Proteins co-encoded in one Halorussus lipolyticus genomic window:
- a CDS encoding sodium:solute symporter family transporter: protein MSKQLLLAVGVGVLLSLITAMSYATKRWVGSSSDYILAGREVSSSLLATGVLAFGFATDISVLFGVFGLTAGYFTSVSLGIVYVAWIVYGLVLVRFVRNVGTSTITEWYEMRFDYATRAAIAVTQLLGLVFIISAGSLGAASILKGFAGWPIMPMVAGILGVAMVIVLLGGLWGVTVSNVVLTLYGLVVFPLVLGYLFVNVGDVGWLLANVPEGAVGFAFPGGWNFTTFGGSSYLTWTVLWFVALVYGATYYWTRAGSARSDRVARNGFVTAGILALFLMTLVMPLLAMYSLALAPDAFTVTGGEVPPAGAYGVLASTLPAAIGVLIPIGFLAASISTYTTDVIAAAAIGLRDFYQRFFAPEADPEELLLPSRLISLSVVVAAFALAMTYNVRALVELFLTTLGISSVIVLVDIRWKVMTARSAALGAVVGTLTVFGWTIAGLDATTGVHVVWPALGSTLAVGILGGLLTESKYYARDGWSIEPTVAEVEAADDIDLTDDHVAVLESIATGGTRFADFIDTLQVASHQVNDVVEDLDRHRYVHRRGGNSHEFYEFDLTEKGREALEDAGVGPDDPTLRKHDLTEEMADVLAVVDENPGVIIDDVADELGQTTPDVVPLVQRLLELGYISGFGQIRQKLETTDEGATIAAELSADAGRATDEDEAVAPKA, encoded by the coding sequence ATGTCCAAACAGCTACTCCTCGCCGTGGGCGTCGGCGTCCTGCTGTCGCTCATCACGGCCATGAGTTACGCGACCAAGCGATGGGTCGGCAGTTCGAGCGACTACATCCTCGCGGGGCGCGAAGTCTCGTCGTCGCTGTTGGCGACGGGCGTCCTCGCGTTCGGGTTCGCCACCGACATCTCGGTGCTGTTCGGGGTGTTCGGTCTCACCGCGGGCTACTTCACCTCGGTCTCGCTGGGTATCGTCTACGTGGCGTGGATCGTCTACGGTCTCGTCCTCGTGCGATTCGTCCGGAATGTCGGGACCTCGACCATCACCGAGTGGTACGAGATGCGCTTCGACTACGCCACGCGGGCCGCCATCGCGGTCACGCAACTGCTGGGACTGGTGTTCATCATCTCGGCCGGTAGCCTCGGCGCGGCGTCGATTCTCAAGGGCTTCGCCGGGTGGCCCATCATGCCGATGGTCGCGGGCATCCTCGGCGTGGCGATGGTCATCGTGCTGTTGGGCGGCCTCTGGGGCGTCACGGTCAGCAACGTCGTCCTCACGCTCTACGGACTGGTCGTGTTCCCCCTCGTGCTGGGCTACCTGTTCGTCAACGTCGGCGACGTTGGCTGGTTGCTGGCGAACGTGCCCGAGGGCGCGGTCGGATTCGCCTTCCCCGGCGGGTGGAACTTCACGACCTTCGGCGGGTCGAGTTACCTCACGTGGACCGTGCTGTGGTTCGTCGCGCTGGTCTACGGCGCGACCTACTACTGGACTCGCGCGGGGTCGGCCCGGAGCGACCGGGTTGCCCGGAACGGATTCGTCACGGCGGGGATTCTCGCGCTGTTCCTGATGACGCTGGTGATGCCCCTGCTGGCGATGTACTCGCTGGCGCTGGCCCCCGACGCCTTCACCGTCACCGGCGGCGAGGTGCCACCGGCGGGTGCCTACGGCGTCCTCGCCTCGACGCTCCCGGCCGCAATCGGCGTGCTGATTCCCATCGGCTTCCTCGCGGCCTCGATTTCGACCTACACGACCGACGTCATCGCGGCGGCCGCAATCGGCCTGCGGGACTTCTACCAGCGGTTCTTCGCGCCCGAGGCCGACCCCGAGGAGCTACTCCTCCCCTCTCGGCTCATCTCGCTGTCGGTGGTCGTCGCGGCGTTCGCGCTGGCGATGACCTACAACGTCCGGGCACTCGTGGAGTTGTTCCTGACCACGCTTGGCATCTCCAGCGTCATCGTCCTCGTGGACATCCGCTGGAAGGTCATGACCGCCCGGTCGGCGGCGCTCGGCGCGGTCGTCGGCACTCTGACGGTGTTCGGGTGGACCATCGCCGGCCTCGACGCGACCACCGGCGTCCACGTGGTCTGGCCCGCCCTCGGAAGCACGCTCGCGGTCGGGATTCTGGGCGGCCTGCTGACCGAGAGCAAGTACTACGCCCGCGATGGCTGGTCCATCGAGCCGACGGTCGCGGAGGTCGAGGCGGCCGACGACATCGACCTCACCGACGACCACGTGGCGGTCCTCGAATCCATCGCCACCGGCGGCACGCGCTTCGCCGACTTCATCGACACCTTGCAGGTCGCCAGCCACCAAGTCAACGACGTGGTGGAGGACCTCGACCGACACCGGTACGTCCACCGGCGCGGCGGCAACTCCCACGAGTTCTACGAGTTCGACCTCACCGAGAAGGGCCGCGAGGCTCTCGAAGACGCCGGTGTCGGCCCGGACGACCCGACCCTGCGGAAGCACGACCTCACCGAGGAGATGGCCGACGTGCTGGCGGTCGTAGACGAGAACCCCGGCGTCATCATCGACGACGTGGCCGACGAGTTGGGCCAGACCACCCCCGACGTGGTGCCGCTGGTCCAGCGCCTGCTGGAACTGGGCTACATCTCCGGGTTCGGCCAGATTCGCCAGAAACTCGAAACCACCGACGAGGGGGCCACCATCGCGGCGGAGTTGTCGGCCGACGCCGGGCGAGCGACCGACGAGGACGAAGCGGTCGCGCCGAAAGCGTAG
- a CDS encoding cytochrome P450 encodes MTELSRPDDGNQADERSGSDASSAERPPGPSGLPVVGSTLTAGRDGLGFTDTLVAYGDLVGYDAFGEEIVAVFDPEVVETVLVAESDAFVKGAFEMALGELVAPEGLAFTEGEQWRRQRTALQSSFTPDKIRGYADEMVERTAVMADGWDDGEEVELGDAFADLTLRILTRALFDLDFDAESGAVVREAADAIHGVVDRFGLLTFLPEWVPTPVERRYDRAMTDLDAMVDELVAERRTQSADSEGDDLLSLLVAAADAEEVGVKPEEVRDQLVTFLFAGHETTATALTYACWLLAGNPDARERLDAELDAVVGDRDPTFADVPALDYTERFIREALRLYPPIYAIYRQPKEDVLLDGYGITTDTTLQLSIYGIQRDERWWDAPDEFRPERWTDEKQPDDRPEYAYFPFGGGPRHCIGMRFAMTELKLVLATLARRVEFERVTEELDISMGLTLSPGDVEVRVRDV; translated from the coding sequence ATGACAGAACTCAGTCGTCCGGACGACGGGAATCAGGCGGACGAGCGGTCAGGGTCCGACGCCTCCTCGGCCGAGCGCCCGCCGGGACCCTCGGGCCTGCCGGTCGTCGGTTCGACCCTCACGGCGGGACGCGACGGTCTCGGGTTCACCGACACGCTGGTGGCCTACGGCGACCTCGTGGGCTACGACGCCTTCGGCGAGGAGATAGTCGCGGTCTTCGACCCCGAGGTGGTCGAGACGGTGCTGGTCGCCGAGAGCGACGCCTTCGTCAAGGGCGCGTTCGAGATGGCGCTGGGCGAACTGGTCGCGCCGGAGGGACTGGCCTTCACCGAGGGCGAGCAGTGGCGACGCCAGCGGACCGCACTCCAGTCGTCGTTCACGCCCGACAAGATTCGGGGCTACGCCGACGAGATGGTCGAACGAACCGCCGTGATGGCCGACGGTTGGGACGACGGCGAGGAGGTCGAACTCGGCGACGCCTTCGCGGACCTCACCCTTCGCATCCTGACGCGGGCGCTGTTCGACCTCGATTTCGACGCCGAGAGCGGCGCAGTCGTCCGCGAGGCCGCCGACGCGATTCACGGGGTCGTGGACCGCTTCGGCCTGCTGACCTTCCTGCCGGAGTGGGTCCCCACGCCAGTCGAGCGCCGGTATGACCGGGCGATGACCGACCTCGACGCGATGGTGGACGAACTCGTCGCCGAGCGCCGGACCCAGTCCGCCGACAGCGAGGGCGACGACCTGCTGTCGCTGTTGGTCGCGGCCGCGGACGCCGAGGAGGTCGGCGTGAAACCCGAGGAGGTCCGGGACCAACTCGTCACCTTCCTGTTCGCGGGCCACGAGACGACCGCGACGGCGCTGACCTACGCCTGCTGGCTGTTGGCGGGCAATCCCGACGCCCGCGAGCGCCTCGACGCCGAACTCGACGCGGTGGTCGGCGACCGGGACCCCACCTTCGCCGACGTGCCCGCCCTCGACTACACCGAGCGATTTATCCGGGAGGCCCTGCGCCTCTACCCGCCGATTTACGCGATTTACCGCCAGCCGAAGGAGGACGTGCTCCTCGATGGCTACGGAATCACGACCGACACCACGCTCCAACTGTCCATCTACGGCATCCAGCGCGACGAGCGGTGGTGGGACGCGCCCGACGAGTTTCGGCCGGAGCGATGGACAGACGAAAAACAGCCTGATGACCGGCCAGAGTACGCCTACTTCCCGTTCGGCGGCGGACCTCGACATTGCATCGGGATGCGCTTCGCCATGACAGAGTTGAAACTCGTGCTGGCGACGTTAGCGCGGCGCGTGGAGTTCGAGCGCGTGACGGAGGAACTGGACATTTCGATGGGCCTGACGCTGAGTCCGGGGGATGTGGAGGTTCGTGTTCGGGACGTTTGA
- a CDS encoding acc operon protein — protein sequence MATSRSEEAASDEEAADASASDDPLAGVDVTIPDDATDEEAAAIAVAIGAHLRDQEAAAAAEAADDEETWQGKRWSFAGRLRGLQGRAGRVPKGAPTDAWASSGRTDRF from the coding sequence ATGGCAACATCCCGCTCTGAGGAGGCCGCGTCCGACGAGGAGGCCGCCGATGCCTCGGCGTCCGACGACCCCCTCGCCGGCGTGGACGTGACCATCCCGGACGACGCCACCGACGAGGAGGCCGCCGCCATCGCTGTCGCCATCGGTGCCCACCTCCGGGACCAAGAGGCCGCGGCCGCCGCAGAGGCCGCGGACGACGAGGAGACGTGGCAGGGCAAGCGGTGGTCGTTCGCGGGCCGCCTCCGCGGGCTTCAGGGCCGAGCGGGACGGGTTCCGAAGGGTGCGCCGACCGATGCGTGGGCGTCCTCGGGCCGGACCGACCGGTTCTAA